In one window of Qipengyuania profundimaris DNA:
- a CDS encoding Dps family protein, whose product MAELGDNAKVGLVTALNGALADTMALYFKTKNFHWHVAGPRFRDLHVLFDEQAAQLIGTVDDLGERVRKNDEYTLTSIGMVQSETRIKDQDDVTLTADAMVAELRDDNRLLHKRLGEVKEAAEEVGDNATSGIVDDWIDQCEERIWFLNQTSK is encoded by the coding sequence ATGGCCGAACTCGGCGACAACGCAAAAGTCGGACTCGTTACAGCGCTCAACGGCGCGCTGGCGGACACGATGGCGCTCTATTTCAAGACGAAGAACTTCCACTGGCACGTTGCAGGACCGCGCTTCCGCGACCTCCACGTCCTGTTCGACGAACAGGCAGCCCAGCTGATCGGCACCGTCGACGATCTTGGCGAGCGCGTGCGCAAGAACGACGAATACACGCTGACCTCGATCGGAATGGTGCAGTCCGAGACTCGCATCAAAGACCAGGACGACGTCACCTTGACCGCCGATGCGATGGTCGCGGAACTCCGCGACGATAACCGCCTGCTGCACAAGCGCCTCGGCGAAGTTAAGGAAGCCGCCGAAGAGGTCGGCGACAATGCGACAAGCGGTATCGTCGACGATTGGATCGACCAGTGCGAGGAGCGGATCTGGTTCCTCAATCAGACATCGAAATAA